The Euphorbia lathyris chromosome 3, ddEupLath1.1, whole genome shotgun sequence genome contains a region encoding:
- the LOC136224392 gene encoding putative GDP-L-fucose synthase 2 — translation MAGSNQDSSPFLSDKSSKIFVAGHRGLVGSAIVRKLQSLGFTNLVHRSHSELDLTRQSDVESFFATEKPQFVVLAAAKVGGIHANNTYPADFIAINLQIQTNVIDSSYRHGVKKLLFLGSSCIYPKLAPQPIPESALLTGPLEPTNEWYAVAKIAGIKMCQAYRIQYNWDAISGMPTNLYGPNDNFHPENSHVLPALMRRFHQAKAEKAKEVVVWGTGSPLREFLHVDDLADAVVFLMERYSGVEHVNVGSGKEVTIKELAESMKEVVGFEGELVWDSSKPDGTPRKLMDSSKLLGLGWSPKVSLKDGLVDTYNWYLENVVKQ, via the exons ATGGCTGGCTCCAACCAAG ATTCATCACCTTTCCTCTCTGATAAATCTTCCAAGATTTTCGTCGCCGGCCACCGTGGCTTAGTGGGTTCTGCTATTGTCCGCAAACTCCAATCCCTCGGCTTCACCAATCTCGTTCACCGTTCTCACTCCGAGCTCGATCTTACTCGCCAATCAGATGTTGAATCCTTCTTCGCCACCGAGAAGCCACAGTTTGTTGTGCTCGCAGCAGCTAAAGTCGGCGGCATCCACGCTAACAACACTTACCCCGCCGATTtcatagccatcaatctccaGATCCAAACCAATGTAATCGACTCCTCCTATCGCCACGGGGTAAAAAAGCTACTCTTTCTCGGCTCCTCCTGCATTTACCCCAAATTAGCCCCTCAACCCATCCCAGAATCCGCTTTACTCACCGGACCTCTCGAACCCACCAACGAATGGTACGCGGTGGCTAAAATTGCTGGAATCAAAATGTGTCAAGCTTATAGAATTCAGTACAATTGGGATGCAATTTCTGGAATGCCCACAAACTTATACGGTCCAAATGACAACTTCCACCCTGAAAATTCCCATGTTCTTCCGGCATTGATGAGGAGGTTTCACCAGGCTAAAGCGGAGAAAGCAAAAGAGGTGGTAGTGTGGGGGACAGGAAGTCCGTTGAGAGAGTTTCTTCATGTCGATGATTTAGCAGATGCGGTTGTGTTTCTAATGGAGAGATACAGTGGGGTTGAACATGTGAATGTGGGGAGTGGAAAAGAGGTTACAATTAAGGAATTAGCTGAATCAATGAAGGAAGTTGTGGGATTTGAAGGTGAATTAGTTTGGGATTCATCAAAACCAGATGGAACACCAAGAAAACTTATGGATAGTTCTAAGCTTTTGGGGTTGGGTTGGAGTCCTAAAGTGTCTCTCAAAGATGGTCTtgttgatacttataattggtATTTGGAGAATGTGGTCAAGCAATAA
- the LOC136224498 gene encoding uncharacterized protein, translated as MAAALRIEQVLKDKQCTDLNSITSLSLSYKALSDVSCLNQFSNLEKLDLASNNLTSLEGLRLCINLKWLSVVQNKLQSLKGIEKLSKLTVLNAGKNKLRSMDEVRSLVSLRALILNDNEIVSICKLNNIKELNTIVLSRNPIREIGEALVEVKSITKLSLSNCHLQAIDSSLKSCIELKELRLAHNDIKTLPAELAYNKKLQNLDLGNNVITTWSDVKVLTSLVDLKNLNLQGNPITEMEKLTKKVVKFLPDLHIFNAKPIEKGSKRGNSGNVNDYSHIPANKLEVPKEKKKDSESIHEDVPVYERDGIVVEKKLKRKKAQEQDDTNDLDISDKQKRKKANDKFLKKDVQVSEDDNGNVQKKPKSKKKREELNELDVIDNGDTSFADFFDVNAVERSEKKMVDKEKNLDSGQVVVSAKKKTKNRGMDSTVQVPAEVKVGMGGPSTWDD; from the exons ATGGCTGCTGCGTTGAGAATCGAACAGGTTTTGAAGGACAAGCAATGCACAGACCTTAACTCCATTACTTCTCTTTCCCTCTCTTACAAAGCTCTCTCAGAT GTATCTTGCTTGAATCAATTCTCTAACTTGGAAAAACTTGACCTCGCATCCAATAATCTCACTTCACTCGAG GGATTGAGGTTATGCATAAACTTGAAGTGGTTATCAGTAGTGCAAAACAAATTGCAGAGCTTGAAAGGAATCGAAAAACTTTCTAAGCTCACT GTGTTGAATGCTGGGAAAAATAAGCTTAGATCCATGGATGAAGTTAGGTCTCTTGTGAGCTTACGTGCTTTGATTCTAAATG ACAATGAGATTGTTTCAATTTGCAAGCTGAACAATATTAAAGAATTGAACACTATTG TTCTTTCCAGAAATCCAATCCGTGAAATTGGTGAAGCACTCGTAGAGGTGAAGTCTATCACAAAG CTATCTCTCTCAAATTGCCATCTCCAAGCCATCGACTCATCGCTTAAATCCTGCATTGAACTGAAGGAGCTCCGACTTGCTCATAATGATATTAAG ACTCTTCCAGCTGAGTTGGCTTATAATAAGAAACTCCAGAATCTGGACTTGGGGAATAACGTCATTACGACATGGTCAGATGTTAAG GTGCTGACTTCCTTAGTTGATCTGAAAAACCTCAATCTACAAGGAAACCCCATAACTGAAATGGAAAAATTAACCAAGAAG GTTGTAAAATTCTTGCCAGATTTGCATATATTTAATGCTAAACCAATAGAAAAAGGAAGTAAGAGAGGAAACAGTGGCAATGTCAATGATTATTCGCATATTCCTGCTAATAAGCTGGAAGTTcccaaggaaaagaaaaaggattCCGAAAGCATCCACGAAGATGTTCCAGTATACGAAAGGGATGGGATTGTGGTTGAAAAGAaactaaaaaggaaaaaagcaCAAGAGCAGGATGATACTAATGATCTTGATATCTCTGACAAGCAAAAGAGGAAGAAAGCAAACGATAAATTCTTGAAGAAAGACGTTCAAGTGTCCGAGGATGACAATGGCAACGTTCAAAAGAAACCAAAGAGTAAAAAGAAAAGGGAGGAACTAAATGAACTCGATGTAATCGATAATGGGGATACATCATTTGCTGACTTTTTTGATGTTAATGCTGTGGAAAGATCTGAAAAGAAAATGGTAGATAAAGAGAAGAATTTGGACAGCGGCCAAGTTGTCGTCTCTGCAAAAAAGAAAACTAAGAACCGTGGAATGGATTCTACAGTCCAGGTGCCTGCGGAAGTTAAAGTTGGAATGGGTGGACCATCAACATGGGATGATTGA